The Pecten maximus unplaced genomic scaffold, xPecMax1.1, whole genome shotgun sequence DNA segment AGTCATGCTTACAACATAAAACTgatatattatagtatattttatgaatgacatgaacaatttcatttaatttattaCATCATTTCAGCATTTTATGATATGcttcaaaatatataatcatcAAATTAGTCCTATATTCTACGCGTAGGCTTATCTGGTTACTACCGGAAGTGTTGTTTGGTTACGTAGTTTTCGAGGTTTTTGCAGAAAACTTATTTCACATAATTATCTCTAAATACAACGTTACAGAGGTAGACTACACTTGTGCTGCTTGACCTGTACGAAGCTGTTGATTTCACCGATCTTAAGTTTCATTTGAGGCAGAGTCGATGTTTAGGTAAGTACTGACAGATACATTTTTGATGTTGACACATCGCATGTCGTATTTGTTTACCATGTTATTTCActttttgtaaacatttcaaatgggtcatatgtatatttaccaCATGAGTATGATAAAACTATTGACACATCTTTTAAATATACGTTTTTTAAGTCTTTTAGTTCGTATAACGACACAAACAAAAAGTAAAGCAGCCCATAGGCAGTATACGTGGCACGCGTATAATAATCATCGAGGGAACTGAGTTTGTATTTACGATTTTATCATGGGTATCAACCGTAGACATCACAGACGTCGATACAATAGGTTTGGTCAAGCAGGAGGCAAACACACTGTCAATAAGAAAATAATCtaccaacacaaacatacatacggTTCTAAATTAAATCACTTTGGTAAATTTAATGTAAAAGTTCATCAAAACACTGGCAACAGAACTAGGCTCATTCGCTCCATTTTACACAAGTACAGCATTAGCAAAAAACGTGCAGAATGTGTACATCGGTTGCTGTTCCAAAAACATCCTACATCTTTTTTCAACATCAAGAGAGTGTCTTCAGACAAGCCATTTGCTTTTAAGATAAACAGAGTTACTTCAAATTCATATGATGGCTATAGACTAATGAATCTGCAACTTTTACAGCAACACATAGATGCTATCACCATTCATGTTGCAAATTGTGATAAAGTGTGCAAGATAGTTGCAAATGACAAGAAAGTGTCCCCGGTGAAATTGACATCAGAAGTGAGAACACTTGGACTTGCCAGTGTCATTGAGGCCAAGTGTCAAGGATGCAATGAACGTTTCAGGTTGGATACAAGCCCCCAAATTCACAATGGTCAAACTTATCATCATGATGTAAACGTTAGAGCAGTCTGGGGAAGTATGGTAACTGGTGGCGGGGCAGCACACTTAAATGAATGTATGGCTACTCTAGAACAAGAAATAGGAGATCTGTGGTATTTATCCGTGAAAGATGATTTGTTGGCAGCTGGAGCTGAAGAGAGAAGACTAGCAATAGAGAAGGGAAATTATCACAATGGAATCCCATGCATTACAGTTATTTGTGATGGTGGCTGGAGCAAACGCTCCCATAAACATTCTTATAATGCCTTGGGTGGGGTTGCAGTAATCATCGGTGCAGAGACTGGGAAATTGCTGCATATAGGTGTCCGTAACAAACACTGTTAC contains these protein-coding regions:
- the LOC117319268 gene encoding uncharacterized protein LOC117319268 (The sequence of the model RefSeq protein was modified relative to this genomic sequence to represent the inferred CDS: added 319 bases not found in genome assembly) — its product is MGINRRHHRRRYNRFGQAGGKHTVNKKIIYQHKHTYGSKLNHFGKFNVKVHQNTGNRTRLIRSILHKYSISKKRAECVHRLLFQKHPTSFFNIKRVSSDKPFAFKINRVTSNSYDGYRLMNLQLLQQHIDAITIHVANCDKVCKIVANDKKVSPVKLTSEVRTLGLASVIEAKCQGCNERFRLDTSPQIHNGQTYHHDVNVRAVWGSMVTGGGAAHLNECMATLEQEIGDLWYLSVKDDLLAAGAEERRLAIEKGNYHNGIPCITVICDGGWSKRSHKHSYNALGGVAVIIGAETGKLLHIGVRNKHCYICSHSEANHTQPRPHECYKNWSESSQAMESSIIVEGFQQAEKTHGLRYTTVIADGDSSVYAKIQEQVPIWGKDVKKLECANHVCKCLRSSLEKLVDQNPMYKGKQRLTKALRVRITTAVRCAIRVRSKESNQKNAAKQLDHDIRNSIYHILGNHDRCSDFCKAREVKISSKSKNDSNGDLTSDNNVDLSSDNNENTCTHDLNSVPNIIDELSSFWTEGTSLREQEESRGKSTFNSCDIDSMMIKDINILFDRVASKSTRLLGNFNNKLGRIVDGY